The sequence ACGGGAGCCGGCGATGGAGATGATGAACAAATACATGTGGAGCTAAGCAGTGTGCCAGGTTCCGTCGATAAGATTGTTTTCGTCGTCAATATATATGATTGCATAAAACGCAAACAAGACTTTGGCTTAATTGCCAATGCATTTATTAGGGTTGTTAATCCTGTTAATGGACAAGAGTTTTGTCGTTATAACTTAACTGAAAGCTATGCCGGCAAAACAAGCTTAGTGGTGGCAGAAGTATATCGCCACAACAACGAATGGAAATTCGCAGCAATCGGCGAAGGTACCAATGATGCATCCTTAAGTGAACTCATCCGTCGCTATCAGTAAAATTATTAAAGGGGGATAATGCTATGGCAATTAGTTTGCAAAAAGGTCAAAAAGTGGATCTTACCAAATCAAATCCCGGGCTTACAAAAATCATTGTTGGTCTGGGCTGGGATGTTAACAAGTATGATGGCGGAAAAGACTTTGATTTAGATTCTTCAGTTTTCATGCTTAGTGCTGAGGGAAAAGTTACTGACGAAAAGAACTTTGTCTTCTTTAATAATCCCAAGAGTCCCGATGGTTCAGTGACCCATACCGGTGACAATCGTTCCGGTGCCGGGGATGGTGATGATGAGCAAATCAAAGTCGATTTAGCCATTGTTTCCAGTAATGTATCCAAGATCACTTTCACCATTACAATTCATGAGGCTCAAGAACGGAATCAGAACTTTGGACAAGTATCTAACGCTTACGTACGTGTCCTGAACGAAGCTTCAGGGGAAGAGTTAATTCGCTACGACCTAGGAGAAGACTTTTCTATTGAAACAGCCATTGTAGTTGGCGAGCTTTATCGCAACAATGCAGAATGGAAGTTCAATGCCATTGGCAGTGGTTACCAAAATGGATTAGCCGGACTGTGCAAGGATTTTGGTTTAGACGTCTAATTCTGGAGGTCAGAAGCCAGAGTTCAGAGGTTGGGTTACTTAATTGTAATTTCATGAAATAATTAAATAGGTACACCTCCGTAAGTGGGTGTACCTATCACTATAGCTATCAGTATAAAAGCTTAATAAGAATAAGGTGGTGTTTCATAGTGGGGATCAGTCTGCAAAAAGGACAAAAGATTGACTTAACTAAGGGAAACCCAGGGCTAACCAAGATCATTGTTGGATTAGGCTGGGATACCAATAAGTATTCCGGTGGGTCGGACTTTGACCTAGATGCCTCCGTATTCTTGCTTGACAAAAA comes from Desulfosporosinus meridiei DSM 13257 and encodes:
- a CDS encoding TerD family protein encodes the protein MAISLQKGQKVDLTKSNPGLTKIIVGLGWDVNKYDGGKDFDLDSSVFMLSAEGKVTDEKNFVFFNNPKSPDGSVTHTGDNRSGAGDGDDEQIKVDLAIVSSNVSKITFTITIHEAQERNQNFGQVSNAYVRVLNEASGEELIRYDLGEDFSIETAIVVGELYRNNAEWKFNAIGSGYQNGLAGLCKDFGLDV
- a CDS encoding TerD family protein, with the translated sequence MGINLQKGQKIDLTKGNPGLTKIMVGLGWDEVSKPKSGGGILGGLFGGGGGGGAAIDCDASAILLDGQGKLTSKDRLVYFGNLQSGDKSVKHSGDNLTGAGDGDDEQIHVELSSVPGSVDKIVFVVNIYDCIKRKQDFGLIANAFIRVVNPVNGQEFCRYNLTESYAGKTSLVVAEVYRHNNEWKFAAIGEGTNDASLSELIRRYQ